The Garra rufa chromosome 18, GarRuf1.0, whole genome shotgun sequence genome window below encodes:
- the tpd52l2b gene encoding tpd52 like 2b isoform X4: MDSANQDINLNSPHKGLGSDSISEVPEERGAAAVSPGTLPPGLTEEEAEELRLELTKVEEEIHTLRQVLSAKERHAAELKRKLGLSPLSEFKQNITKSWQDVQTSNAYLSASATLDDIASSEVYKKTQETLSQAGQKTTAALSTVGTAISRKLGDMRALPFSNSFGNYSIRHSISMPAMRNSPTFKSFEDKVGNIKYKVVGGKANGESAHSPTESNPPQDNPPF, from the exons ATGGATTCCGCCAATCAAG ACATCAATCTGAACTCTCCACACAAAGGCCTGGGTTCTGACTCTATCTCAGAGGTGCCTGAAGAGAGAGGGGCGGCTGCTGTGAGTCCTGGGACTCTCCCTCCTGGTCTGACAGAAGAGGAGGCAGAGGAACTGAGACTGGAGCTCACCAAG GTTGAAGAGGAGATCCACACCTTGAGGCAGGTGCTGTCGGCTAAAGAGCGCCATGCAGCGGAGCTGAAGCGTAAATTGGGCCTGAGCCCCCTGAGCGAGTTCAAACAGAACATCACCAAAAGCTGGCAGGACGTCCAGACTTCTAATGC ATATCTTTCAGCTTCTGCCACTCTGGATGACATTGCCAGCTCTGAAGT GTATAAAAAGACTCAGGAAACGCTGTCTCAGGCTGGACAGAAGACCACCGCCGCCCTCTCCACCGTTGGCACGGCCATCAGCAGGAAACTGGGTGACATGAG AGCTCTTCCTTTCTCTAACTCCTTTGG CAACTACTCCATTCGCCATTCAATAAGTATGCCAGCTATGAG GAACTCTCCAACCTTCAAATCATTTGAGGACAAAGTTGGAAACATCAAG TATAAGGTGGTTGGAGGGAAAGCCAACGGTGAAAGTGCCCACTCTCCGACCGAGTCAAACCCGCCGCAGGACAACCCTCCGTTCTGA
- the tpd52l2b gene encoding tpd52 like 2b isoform X2 — MDSANQDINLNSPHKGLGSDSISEVPEERGAAAVSPGTLPPGLTEEEAEELRLELTKVEEEIHTLRQVLSAKERHAAELKRKLGLSPLSEFKQNITKSWQDVQTSNAYVAMSEKLGHWNEKVTGCDIYLSASATLDDIASSEVYKKTQETLSQAGQKTTAALSTVGTAISRKLGDMRALPFSNSFGNYSIRHSISMPAMRNSPTFKSFEDKVGNIKYKVVGGKANGESAHSPTESNPPQDNPPF; from the exons ATGGATTCCGCCAATCAAG ACATCAATCTGAACTCTCCACACAAAGGCCTGGGTTCTGACTCTATCTCAGAGGTGCCTGAAGAGAGAGGGGCGGCTGCTGTGAGTCCTGGGACTCTCCCTCCTGGTCTGACAGAAGAGGAGGCAGAGGAACTGAGACTGGAGCTCACCAAG GTTGAAGAGGAGATCCACACCTTGAGGCAGGTGCTGTCGGCTAAAGAGCGCCATGCAGCGGAGCTGAAGCGTAAATTGGGCCTGAGCCCCCTGAGCGAGTTCAAACAGAACATCACCAAAAGCTGGCAGGACGTCCAGACTTCTAATGC CTATGTGGCGATGTCAGAGAAGCTGGGCCATTGGAATGAGAAGGTTACAGGGTGTGATAT ATATCTTTCAGCTTCTGCCACTCTGGATGACATTGCCAGCTCTGAAGT GTATAAAAAGACTCAGGAAACGCTGTCTCAGGCTGGACAGAAGACCACCGCCGCCCTCTCCACCGTTGGCACGGCCATCAGCAGGAAACTGGGTGACATGAG AGCTCTTCCTTTCTCTAACTCCTTTGG CAACTACTCCATTCGCCATTCAATAAGTATGCCAGCTATGAG GAACTCTCCAACCTTCAAATCATTTGAGGACAAAGTTGGAAACATCAAG TATAAGGTGGTTGGAGGGAAAGCCAACGGTGAAAGTGCCCACTCTCCGACCGAGTCAAACCCGCCGCAGGACAACCCTCCGTTCTGA
- the tpd52l2b gene encoding tpd52 like 2b isoform X5, protein MDSANQDINLNSPHKGLGSDSISEVPEERGAAAVSPGTLPPGLTEEEAEELRLELTKVEEEIHTLRQVLSAKERHAAELKRKLGLSPLSEFKQNITKSWQDVQTSNAYVAMSEKLGHWNEKVTGCDIYLSASATLDDIASSEVYKKTQETLSQAGQKTTAALSTVGTAISRKLGDMRNSPTFKSFEDKVGNIKYKVVGGKANGESAHSPTESNPPQDNPPF, encoded by the exons ATGGATTCCGCCAATCAAG ACATCAATCTGAACTCTCCACACAAAGGCCTGGGTTCTGACTCTATCTCAGAGGTGCCTGAAGAGAGAGGGGCGGCTGCTGTGAGTCCTGGGACTCTCCCTCCTGGTCTGACAGAAGAGGAGGCAGAGGAACTGAGACTGGAGCTCACCAAG GTTGAAGAGGAGATCCACACCTTGAGGCAGGTGCTGTCGGCTAAAGAGCGCCATGCAGCGGAGCTGAAGCGTAAATTGGGCCTGAGCCCCCTGAGCGAGTTCAAACAGAACATCACCAAAAGCTGGCAGGACGTCCAGACTTCTAATGC CTATGTGGCGATGTCAGAGAAGCTGGGCCATTGGAATGAGAAGGTTACAGGGTGTGATAT ATATCTTTCAGCTTCTGCCACTCTGGATGACATTGCCAGCTCTGAAGT GTATAAAAAGACTCAGGAAACGCTGTCTCAGGCTGGACAGAAGACCACCGCCGCCCTCTCCACCGTTGGCACGGCCATCAGCAGGAAACTGGGTGACATGAG GAACTCTCCAACCTTCAAATCATTTGAGGACAAAGTTGGAAACATCAAG TATAAGGTGGTTGGAGGGAAAGCCAACGGTGAAAGTGCCCACTCTCCGACCGAGTCAAACCCGCCGCAGGACAACCCTCCGTTCTGA
- the tpd52l2b gene encoding tpd52 like 2b isoform X8, whose protein sequence is MDSANQDINLNSPHKGLGSDSISEVPEERGAAAVSPGTLPPGLTEEEAEELRLELTKVEEEIHTLRQVLSAKERHAAELKRKLGLSPLSEFKQNITKSWQDVQTSNAYLSASATLDDIASSEVYKKTQETLSQAGQKTTAALSTVGTAISRKLGDMRNSPTFKSFEDKVGNIKYKVVGGKANGESAHSPTESNPPQDNPPF, encoded by the exons ATGGATTCCGCCAATCAAG ACATCAATCTGAACTCTCCACACAAAGGCCTGGGTTCTGACTCTATCTCAGAGGTGCCTGAAGAGAGAGGGGCGGCTGCTGTGAGTCCTGGGACTCTCCCTCCTGGTCTGACAGAAGAGGAGGCAGAGGAACTGAGACTGGAGCTCACCAAG GTTGAAGAGGAGATCCACACCTTGAGGCAGGTGCTGTCGGCTAAAGAGCGCCATGCAGCGGAGCTGAAGCGTAAATTGGGCCTGAGCCCCCTGAGCGAGTTCAAACAGAACATCACCAAAAGCTGGCAGGACGTCCAGACTTCTAATGC ATATCTTTCAGCTTCTGCCACTCTGGATGACATTGCCAGCTCTGAAGT GTATAAAAAGACTCAGGAAACGCTGTCTCAGGCTGGACAGAAGACCACCGCCGCCCTCTCCACCGTTGGCACGGCCATCAGCAGGAAACTGGGTGACATGAG GAACTCTCCAACCTTCAAATCATTTGAGGACAAAGTTGGAAACATCAAG TATAAGGTGGTTGGAGGGAAAGCCAACGGTGAAAGTGCCCACTCTCCGACCGAGTCAAACCCGCCGCAGGACAACCCTCCGTTCTGA
- the tpd52l2b gene encoding tpd52 like 2b isoform X1 produces MDSANQDINLNSPHKGLGSDSISEVPEERGAAAVSPGTLPPGLTEEEAEELRLELTKVEEEIHTLRQVLSAKERHAAELKRKLGLSPLSEFKQNITKSWQDVQTSNAYVAMSEKLGHWNEKVTGCDIYLSASATLDDIASSEVYKKTQETLSQAGQKTTAALSTVGTAISRKLGDMRALPFSNSFGSNYSIRHSISMPAMRNSPTFKSFEDKVGNIKYKVVGGKANGESAHSPTESNPPQDNPPF; encoded by the exons ATGGATTCCGCCAATCAAG ACATCAATCTGAACTCTCCACACAAAGGCCTGGGTTCTGACTCTATCTCAGAGGTGCCTGAAGAGAGAGGGGCGGCTGCTGTGAGTCCTGGGACTCTCCCTCCTGGTCTGACAGAAGAGGAGGCAGAGGAACTGAGACTGGAGCTCACCAAG GTTGAAGAGGAGATCCACACCTTGAGGCAGGTGCTGTCGGCTAAAGAGCGCCATGCAGCGGAGCTGAAGCGTAAATTGGGCCTGAGCCCCCTGAGCGAGTTCAAACAGAACATCACCAAAAGCTGGCAGGACGTCCAGACTTCTAATGC CTATGTGGCGATGTCAGAGAAGCTGGGCCATTGGAATGAGAAGGTTACAGGGTGTGATAT ATATCTTTCAGCTTCTGCCACTCTGGATGACATTGCCAGCTCTGAAGT GTATAAAAAGACTCAGGAAACGCTGTCTCAGGCTGGACAGAAGACCACCGCCGCCCTCTCCACCGTTGGCACGGCCATCAGCAGGAAACTGGGTGACATGAG AGCTCTTCCTTTCTCTAACTCCTTTGG TAGCAACTACTCCATTCGCCATTCAATAAGTATGCCAGCTATGAG GAACTCTCCAACCTTCAAATCATTTGAGGACAAAGTTGGAAACATCAAG TATAAGGTGGTTGGAGGGAAAGCCAACGGTGAAAGTGCCCACTCTCCGACCGAGTCAAACCCGCCGCAGGACAACCCTCCGTTCTGA
- the tpd52l2b gene encoding tpd52 like 2b isoform X9, protein MDSANQDINLNSPHKGLGSDSISEVPEERGAAAVSPGTLPPGLTEEEAEELRLELTKVEEEIHTLRQVLSAKERHAAELKRKLGLSPLSEFKQNITKSWQDVQTSNAYKKTQETLSQAGQKTTAALSTVGTAISRKLGDMRNSPTFKSFEDKVGNIKYKVVGGKANGESAHSPTESNPPQDNPPF, encoded by the exons ATGGATTCCGCCAATCAAG ACATCAATCTGAACTCTCCACACAAAGGCCTGGGTTCTGACTCTATCTCAGAGGTGCCTGAAGAGAGAGGGGCGGCTGCTGTGAGTCCTGGGACTCTCCCTCCTGGTCTGACAGAAGAGGAGGCAGAGGAACTGAGACTGGAGCTCACCAAG GTTGAAGAGGAGATCCACACCTTGAGGCAGGTGCTGTCGGCTAAAGAGCGCCATGCAGCGGAGCTGAAGCGTAAATTGGGCCTGAGCCCCCTGAGCGAGTTCAAACAGAACATCACCAAAAGCTGGCAGGACGTCCAGACTTCTAATGC GTATAAAAAGACTCAGGAAACGCTGTCTCAGGCTGGACAGAAGACCACCGCCGCCCTCTCCACCGTTGGCACGGCCATCAGCAGGAAACTGGGTGACATGAG GAACTCTCCAACCTTCAAATCATTTGAGGACAAAGTTGGAAACATCAAG TATAAGGTGGTTGGAGGGAAAGCCAACGGTGAAAGTGCCCACTCTCCGACCGAGTCAAACCCGCCGCAGGACAACCCTCCGTTCTGA
- the tpd52l2b gene encoding tpd52 like 2b isoform X3 encodes MDSANQDINLNSPHKGLGSDSISEVPEERGAAAVSPGTLPPGLTEEEAEELRLELTKVEEEIHTLRQVLSAKERHAAELKRKLGLSPLSEFKQNITKSWQDVQTSNAYLSASATLDDIASSEVYKKTQETLSQAGQKTTAALSTVGTAISRKLGDMRALPFSNSFGSNYSIRHSISMPAMRNSPTFKSFEDKVGNIKYKVVGGKANGESAHSPTESNPPQDNPPF; translated from the exons ATGGATTCCGCCAATCAAG ACATCAATCTGAACTCTCCACACAAAGGCCTGGGTTCTGACTCTATCTCAGAGGTGCCTGAAGAGAGAGGGGCGGCTGCTGTGAGTCCTGGGACTCTCCCTCCTGGTCTGACAGAAGAGGAGGCAGAGGAACTGAGACTGGAGCTCACCAAG GTTGAAGAGGAGATCCACACCTTGAGGCAGGTGCTGTCGGCTAAAGAGCGCCATGCAGCGGAGCTGAAGCGTAAATTGGGCCTGAGCCCCCTGAGCGAGTTCAAACAGAACATCACCAAAAGCTGGCAGGACGTCCAGACTTCTAATGC ATATCTTTCAGCTTCTGCCACTCTGGATGACATTGCCAGCTCTGAAGT GTATAAAAAGACTCAGGAAACGCTGTCTCAGGCTGGACAGAAGACCACCGCCGCCCTCTCCACCGTTGGCACGGCCATCAGCAGGAAACTGGGTGACATGAG AGCTCTTCCTTTCTCTAACTCCTTTGG TAGCAACTACTCCATTCGCCATTCAATAAGTATGCCAGCTATGAG GAACTCTCCAACCTTCAAATCATTTGAGGACAAAGTTGGAAACATCAAG TATAAGGTGGTTGGAGGGAAAGCCAACGGTGAAAGTGCCCACTCTCCGACCGAGTCAAACCCGCCGCAGGACAACCCTCCGTTCTGA
- the tpd52l2b gene encoding tpd52 like 2b isoform X6 has protein sequence MDSANQDINLNSPHKGLGSDSISEVPEERGAAAVSPGTLPPGLTEEEAEELRLELTKVEEEIHTLRQVLSAKERHAAELKRKLGLSPLSEFKQNITKSWQDVQTSNAYKKTQETLSQAGQKTTAALSTVGTAISRKLGDMRALPFSNSFGSNYSIRHSISMPAMRNSPTFKSFEDKVGNIKYKVVGGKANGESAHSPTESNPPQDNPPF, from the exons ATGGATTCCGCCAATCAAG ACATCAATCTGAACTCTCCACACAAAGGCCTGGGTTCTGACTCTATCTCAGAGGTGCCTGAAGAGAGAGGGGCGGCTGCTGTGAGTCCTGGGACTCTCCCTCCTGGTCTGACAGAAGAGGAGGCAGAGGAACTGAGACTGGAGCTCACCAAG GTTGAAGAGGAGATCCACACCTTGAGGCAGGTGCTGTCGGCTAAAGAGCGCCATGCAGCGGAGCTGAAGCGTAAATTGGGCCTGAGCCCCCTGAGCGAGTTCAAACAGAACATCACCAAAAGCTGGCAGGACGTCCAGACTTCTAATGC GTATAAAAAGACTCAGGAAACGCTGTCTCAGGCTGGACAGAAGACCACCGCCGCCCTCTCCACCGTTGGCACGGCCATCAGCAGGAAACTGGGTGACATGAG AGCTCTTCCTTTCTCTAACTCCTTTGG TAGCAACTACTCCATTCGCCATTCAATAAGTATGCCAGCTATGAG GAACTCTCCAACCTTCAAATCATTTGAGGACAAAGTTGGAAACATCAAG TATAAGGTGGTTGGAGGGAAAGCCAACGGTGAAAGTGCCCACTCTCCGACCGAGTCAAACCCGCCGCAGGACAACCCTCCGTTCTGA
- the ppdpfb gene encoding pancreatic progenitor cell differentiation and proliferation factor B — protein MAAIPASGSLVATHDYYRRRIGSTSSSSSCGSSEYSGEVIPHHPGLPKQDSGHWWSSFFFGKQNQPGMGTLAEEAQQKSGVVSVTNGQVTCIAREMLMRQASESSDGGKSEAGSSPHS, from the exons ATGGCAGCCATCCCAGCTAGCGGTTCCCTTGTTGCTACTCACGACTACTACAGAA GGCGCATCGGCTCTACATCCAGTAGCAGCTCGTGTGGCAGTTCAGAGTATAGTGGGGAGGTTATTCCACATCACCCAG GTCTGCCCAAACAGGATTCTGGTCATTGGTGGTCCAGTTTCTTCTTTGGGAAGCAGAACCAGCCTGGTATGGGAACTCTTGCTGAGGAGGCTCAGCAGAA GTCAGGAGTGGTGAGTGTGACCAATGGTCAggtgacatgtattgcccgggaGATGTTGATGAGGCAAGCGAGCGAAAGTAGCGATGGAGGCAAGTCGGAGGCGGGGAGTTCTCCTCATTCCTGA
- the tpd52l2b gene encoding tpd52 like 2b isoform X7, with translation MDSANQDINLNSPHKGLGSDSISEVPEERGAAAVSPGTLPPGLTEEEAEELRLELTKVEEEIHTLRQVLSAKERHAAELKRKLGLSPLSEFKQNITKSWQDVQTSNAYKKTQETLSQAGQKTTAALSTVGTAISRKLGDMRALPFSNSFGNYSIRHSISMPAMRNSPTFKSFEDKVGNIKYKVVGGKANGESAHSPTESNPPQDNPPF, from the exons ATGGATTCCGCCAATCAAG ACATCAATCTGAACTCTCCACACAAAGGCCTGGGTTCTGACTCTATCTCAGAGGTGCCTGAAGAGAGAGGGGCGGCTGCTGTGAGTCCTGGGACTCTCCCTCCTGGTCTGACAGAAGAGGAGGCAGAGGAACTGAGACTGGAGCTCACCAAG GTTGAAGAGGAGATCCACACCTTGAGGCAGGTGCTGTCGGCTAAAGAGCGCCATGCAGCGGAGCTGAAGCGTAAATTGGGCCTGAGCCCCCTGAGCGAGTTCAAACAGAACATCACCAAAAGCTGGCAGGACGTCCAGACTTCTAATGC GTATAAAAAGACTCAGGAAACGCTGTCTCAGGCTGGACAGAAGACCACCGCCGCCCTCTCCACCGTTGGCACGGCCATCAGCAGGAAACTGGGTGACATGAG AGCTCTTCCTTTCTCTAACTCCTTTGG CAACTACTCCATTCGCCATTCAATAAGTATGCCAGCTATGAG GAACTCTCCAACCTTCAAATCATTTGAGGACAAAGTTGGAAACATCAAG TATAAGGTGGTTGGAGGGAAAGCCAACGGTGAAAGTGCCCACTCTCCGACCGAGTCAAACCCGCCGCAGGACAACCCTCCGTTCTGA